In one Thermanaerovibrio velox DSM 12556 genomic region, the following are encoded:
- the rpsR gene encoding 30S ribosomal protein S18 — MNDRYSSSNNNNNRKRRKRRPKVCHFCVDKVEKVDYKEFDKLRKYITERGKIIPRRVTGTCAKHQRQLTRAIKRARILALLPFTAD, encoded by the coding sequence GTGAACGATCGTTACAGCAGCAGCAACAACAATAACAACCGCAAGCGCAGGAAGCGGCGTCCGAAGGTATGTCACTTCTGCGTGGATAAGGTTGAGAAGGTGGATTACAAGGAGTTCGACAAGCTCCGCAAGTACATCACCGAGAGGGGCAAGATAATCCCCCGGCGGGTTACTGGTACCTGTGCTAAGCATCAGCGGCAGCTAACCAGGGCCATAAAGAGGGCTAGGATCCTGGCTCTGCTCCCCTTCACGGCGGACTAG
- a CDS encoding septum formation initiator family protein, translated as MPKLRWVLFWSGASLVVAILATAFVLETRKVDRLAALVDKRMDELVALSRNNQEMEHKIRYYATDEGLARLAREEFNLFFPNEVVYRIEVVPEKPLRRK; from the coding sequence ATGCCGAAGCTTAGGTGGGTGCTGTTTTGGTCTGGGGCATCGTTGGTGGTGGCCATATTGGCCACCGCCTTTGTCTTGGAGACCCGGAAGGTGGACCGCCTTGCCGCCCTGGTGGATAAACGCATGGACGAGCTGGTGGCGTTAAGCCGTAATAACCAGGAGATGGAGCACAAGATCCGTTACTATGCCACCGACGAGGGGTTGGCCAGGCTTGCCCGGGAGGAGTTCAACTTGTTCTTCCCCAACGAGGTGGTGTACCGCATAGAGGTGGTTCCGGAGAAGCCCTTGCGGAGAAAGTAG
- the rplI gene encoding 50S ribosomal protein L9 — MKAVLKEDVSKLGRKGDVVEVSDGYFRNFLLPRGLAEEATAGKLKEIEEKRRNSAAREAKLMAQAKENAAALGGKRVVVKASAGESGKLFGAVTAQQVADAIEAQHGIKVDKRDVKMDQVKQVGEYRFKVRLYPGVEAEMLLSVEA; from the coding sequence TTGAAGGCGGTTCTCAAGGAGGATGTGAGCAAGCTGGGCCGGAAGGGCGATGTGGTGGAGGTATCCGATGGGTACTTCCGGAACTTTTTGCTGCCTAGGGGTTTGGCGGAGGAGGCCACTGCCGGTAAGCTCAAGGAGATAGAGGAGAAGCGCAGGAACAGTGCCGCCCGGGAGGCGAAGCTTATGGCGCAGGCCAAGGAGAACGCCGCGGCCTTAGGGGGCAAAAGGGTGGTGGTCAAGGCCTCCGCGGGTGAATCTGGAAAGCTGTTCGGTGCGGTGACCGCTCAGCAGGTGGCGGATGCGATAGAGGCCCAGCACGGGATCAAGGTGGACAAGAGGGACGTGAAGATGGATCAGGTCAAGCAGGTTGGGGAGTACCGCTTCAAGGTGAGGCTTTACCCAGGGGTAGAGGCGGAGATGCTCCTTTCAGTGGAGGCTTAG
- a CDS encoding YybS family protein, whose translation MTPIRSLVESALLSALGAALFLASNFIPVAGAFITLLCPAPLVILGLRHSLKNAVLGMSVASLVSVLFLGVQGGLFFFLGFGVLGIGLGALAKGNRRGLEILFYGILISLVSKLALVAVMVKLTGVNPFSLGDPAQMEEIVDRVFRFYASHGMDRKSLEQVKAQLMQTFRMLPDMFPALITMASALDTYLSYTVTRVVARRVSMGALPPLPEFSRWRFPRSVLWAFLFSVVLSVAAGSEGGGVLAQGALNLRIILQMLFFLQGVAVIWYFLRRRGISRGLRFLLVALLVLVPLLSGGAIMVGLLDIWWDFRTRFGGDVS comes from the coding sequence ATGACACCCATAAGGTCGTTGGTGGAGTCGGCCCTTCTCTCTGCCCTTGGGGCGGCCCTTTTCCTGGCCAGCAACTTCATCCCCGTGGCGGGAGCCTTTATTACCCTGTTGTGTCCTGCACCCTTGGTGATCCTTGGGCTGAGGCACAGTCTTAAGAACGCGGTGCTTGGGATGTCCGTGGCATCACTGGTCTCAGTCCTTTTCCTCGGCGTTCAGGGGGGGCTTTTTTTCTTCCTTGGTTTTGGGGTTCTTGGCATAGGGCTGGGGGCTCTGGCTAAGGGTAACAGGAGGGGTCTGGAGATCCTTTTCTATGGGATCCTGATATCCCTGGTCAGCAAGCTGGCCCTTGTGGCGGTGATGGTTAAGCTCACCGGGGTGAACCCCTTTTCCCTTGGAGATCCTGCCCAGATGGAGGAGATAGTGGATCGGGTGTTTCGGTTTTACGCCAGCCACGGAATGGATCGGAAGTCTCTTGAGCAGGTTAAGGCCCAGTTGATGCAGACCTTCCGGATGTTGCCGGACATGTTCCCCGCCCTGATAACCATGGCATCTGCCTTGGATACCTATCTTTCGTACACGGTGACCCGCGTGGTGGCCCGCAGGGTTTCCATGGGTGCATTGCCTCCCTTGCCCGAGTTTTCCCGGTGGCGGTTTCCCAGGAGCGTTCTCTGGGCCTTTCTCTTTTCCGTGGTCTTGTCCGTGGCGGCAGGGTCTGAAGGGGGCGGTGTGTTGGCCCAGGGGGCGCTGAACCTTCGGATCATACTTCAGATGCTTTTCTTCCTTCAGGGTGTGGCGGTTATATGGTACTTTTTAAGGCGCCGAGGGATCTCCAGGGGGTTGAGGTTTCTGTTGGTGGCGCTGTTGGTGCTGGTGCCCCTCCTGTCTGGGGGTGCCATAATGGTTGGGCTTTTGGACATATGGTGGGATTTTAGGACCCGTTTCGGAGGTGATGTGTCTTGA
- the rpsF gene encoding 30S ribosomal protein S6 translates to MRPYELVTILTADLEDPKSAVEELAEVLKSQGAEVEKVDLWGKRRLAYPIAKKSEGIYALYTFKQKPSMIKEMERVLRLKPQVMRHLVISRDEK, encoded by the coding sequence GTGAGGCCATACGAGTTGGTTACCATTCTCACGGCGGATTTGGAGGATCCCAAGTCTGCGGTGGAGGAGCTGGCGGAGGTCCTTAAGTCCCAGGGTGCAGAGGTGGAGAAGGTTGACCTTTGGGGCAAGAGGCGTCTTGCTTATCCCATAGCCAAGAAGTCTGAGGGTATTTACGCCCTTTACACTTTCAAGCAGAAGCCCTCCATGATCAAGGAGATGGAGCGGGTTCTTCGTCTTAAGCCCCAGGTGATGCGTCACCTGGTCATAAGCCGCGACGAGAAGTAG
- the dnaB gene encoding replicative DNA helicase, translating into MAEPSFDRIPPHNLEAERAALGACLLEREAMLAVTETLNPQDFYDQRHRLIFELIQDMARKDKPVDVLTFLDEVKAKGLLERIGGEAFVFALTDSVTTTANAEYHARMVKDKAVHRRLIQVGGEIARLGYQEDRDKEDILDEAERLVFEIGTGASGVAVKPLRSVLGETFRQIEDRFNSGSLVTGVPTGFEDFDRLTGGLQPGSLNILAARPSMGKTAFALNIAQNAAIRAKTPVLVFSLEMGAEQLAQRLLGAEAGVNIHDLRTGRFPESSWEKLARAAGMLSEAPLYIDDSSMLSTLEMRARCRRFKARYGDLGLVVVDYLQLMSLPGRVDNKQQEVAEISRALKGIAREFDVPVLALSQLSRAVELRNDKRPQLSDLRDSGAIEQDADLVILLYRPGYYDRDQADTNIQAEAIVAKHRNGPTGKVDLVFLKEFAKFESLERRYG; encoded by the coding sequence TTGGCGGAGCCCTCTTTTGATAGGATCCCCCCTCATAACCTGGAGGCTGAGCGGGCCGCCTTGGGGGCCTGCCTCCTGGAGAGGGAGGCCATGCTGGCGGTTACGGAGACCCTGAACCCCCAGGACTTTTACGATCAGCGGCACCGGCTCATATTCGAGCTGATCCAGGACATGGCTCGCAAGGACAAGCCGGTGGATGTCCTTACGTTTCTGGATGAGGTAAAGGCTAAGGGGCTCTTGGAGAGGATCGGCGGGGAAGCCTTTGTGTTTGCCCTGACGGACTCGGTGACCACCACTGCCAATGCGGAGTACCATGCTCGCATGGTGAAGGACAAGGCGGTTCACCGGCGCCTCATACAGGTTGGGGGGGAGATTGCCCGGCTCGGTTACCAGGAGGACCGGGATAAGGAGGATATATTGGACGAGGCGGAGCGCCTGGTCTTTGAGATAGGCACTGGGGCCTCTGGGGTGGCTGTTAAGCCCTTGAGGTCCGTTTTGGGAGAGACGTTTCGTCAGATAGAGGATCGCTTTAACTCCGGTAGTTTGGTCACCGGGGTGCCCACGGGTTTTGAGGACTTTGACCGGCTTACTGGGGGGCTTCAGCCCGGGAGCTTGAACATTTTGGCCGCCAGGCCGTCCATGGGTAAGACCGCCTTTGCGCTGAACATAGCCCAGAACGCGGCGATCCGGGCGAAGACGCCGGTGCTGGTGTTCAGCCTGGAGATGGGGGCGGAGCAGTTGGCCCAACGGTTGTTGGGCGCTGAGGCGGGGGTGAACATTCACGATCTTAGGACCGGCCGTTTCCCGGAGAGCTCATGGGAGAAGCTGGCCCGTGCGGCGGGCATGTTGAGTGAGGCCCCCTTGTACATAGACGACAGTTCCATGTTGTCCACCCTGGAGATGCGGGCCCGCTGCAGGCGTTTCAAGGCCCGCTATGGGGATTTGGGCCTTGTGGTGGTAGACTATCTTCAGCTTATGAGCCTGCCTGGCCGGGTGGACAACAAGCAGCAGGAAGTGGCGGAGATATCCAGGGCTTTGAAGGGTATAGCAAGGGAGTTTGACGTGCCGGTGTTGGCCCTTTCGCAGCTGTCCCGGGCGGTGGAGCTTCGCAATGACAAGAGGCCTCAGCTGTCGGACTTGAGGGACAGCGGTGCCATAGAGCAGGACGCGGACCTGGTGATATTGCTGTATCGTCCTGGTTACTATGACCGAGATCAGGCGGATACCAACATACAGGCGGAGGCCATAGTGGCGAAGCACAGGAATGGTCCTACCGGGAAGGTGGATCTGGTGTTCCTTAAGGAGTTTGCCAAGTTTGAGAGCCTCGAGAGGCGGTATGGTTAA
- a CDS encoding single-stranded DNA-binding protein has protein sequence MSRGFNKVILMGNLARDPDVRYTPSKQKVARITVAIGRQWKSANGEVQNQTDFVPVVLWGSLADICERYLRKGRPVLIEGRISVRDFDDPKSGQHRWITEVVASGLTLLSGGRREDDASPYPTGSSRGSFGDFGSLRDDKDFGDEFPMDISTLSEGDEDQPDIPF, from the coding sequence ATGTCCCGGGGCTTCAACAAGGTGATACTCATGGGTAACCTGGCCAGGGATCCGGATGTCAGGTACACGCCGAGCAAGCAGAAGGTGGCCCGGATAACCGTGGCGATAGGGCGTCAGTGGAAGTCTGCGAACGGGGAGGTTCAAAATCAGACGGATTTCGTCCCCGTCGTCCTATGGGGGTCTCTTGCTGACATATGCGAGAGGTACCTTAGGAAGGGGCGTCCTGTGTTGATCGAGGGCCGCATATCGGTTCGGGATTTTGATGACCCCAAGAGTGGCCAACACCGTTGGATAACCGAGGTGGTGGCCAGCGGGCTTACCTTGTTGTCCGGAGGCAGGAGGGAGGACGATGCTTCTCCTTACCCGACCGGATCTTCCAGGGGATCCTTTGGGGACTTCGGTAGTCTCAGGGACGACAAGGACTTTGGCGATGAGTTCCCCATGGACATATCGACCCTATCCGAGGGGGACGAGGATCAGCCGGATATACCCTTTTAG